A genomic segment from Flavobacterium inviolabile encodes:
- a CDS encoding PASTA domain-containing protein encodes MSWKKFLTSFTFFKNLALALIILIVFVVLVMQWLGYATNHGEEIPVPNLSKMTIDKAEEKLNDIDLEIHLLDTVDFKADFPPYSIVEQDPLPGVTVKDGRKVYVKINSGGYSQVTMPDLIQKTYRQSLSTLRALGLEEGNVKYVPYMAKDVVLEMKQGGKQLKAGDKVLKASKIDLVLGDGKTGFVEETATDSIPVKENTTESNAE; translated from the coding sequence ATGAGTTGGAAAAAGTTTTTAACCAGTTTTACATTCTTTAAAAATTTAGCATTAGCACTGATTATCCTGATTGTATTTGTGGTATTAGTGATGCAATGGTTAGGATATGCTACCAATCACGGGGAAGAAATTCCGGTTCCTAATTTGTCAAAAATGACTATTGATAAAGCAGAGGAGAAGTTAAATGACATTGATTTGGAAATTCATTTACTCGATACTGTTGATTTCAAAGCCGATTTCCCGCCTTATTCTATAGTAGAGCAGGATCCATTGCCGGGAGTAACGGTAAAAGACGGCAGAAAAGTGTATGTTAAGATTAACTCTGGCGGTTACTCGCAAGTGACCATGCCGGATCTTATCCAGAAAACATACCGTCAGTCGCTGTCAACTTTACGGGCTTTAGGTCTGGAAGAAGGAAACGTGAAATATGTTCCGTATATGGCTAAAGATGTTGTTTTGGAGATGAAACAGGGTGGAAAACAGTTAAAAGCCGGCGATAAAGTATTGAAAGCTTCAAAAATCGATTTGGTTTTGGGAGACGGTAAAACAGGATTTGTAGAGGAAACAGCAACGGATAGTATTCCTGTAAAAGAAAATACAACAGAAAGTAATGCAGAATAA
- a CDS encoding RluA family pseudouridine synthase, with translation MQNNNINEEADLDGELFEHYRFEAAKGQAPLRVDKFLMNLVENATRNKIQQAATNGNIFVNDIPVKSNYKVKAFDVVRVLMEQPPFENVIIPENIPLDIVFEDDQLLVINKPAGLVVHPGHGNYTGTLVNALAYHFENLPLNSSERPGLVHRIDKDTTGLLVVAKTDMAMAYLTKQFADKTSEREYVALVWGNIEEEEGTIEGYIGRHMKDRMQMSVYDSEEFGKHAVTHYKVLERFGYVTLVSCILETGRTHQIRAHMKYIGHTLFNDERYGGHLILKGTTFTKYKQFIDNCFKTLPRQALHAKTLGFEHPVTKEFMRFDTELPQDMQECIEKWRVYSKSHTVEEEE, from the coding sequence ATGCAGAATAATAATATAAACGAAGAAGCCGATTTAGACGGTGAATTATTTGAACATTATCGTTTTGAAGCGGCAAAAGGGCAGGCTCCTTTGCGTGTGGATAAATTTTTAATGAATCTTGTTGAGAATGCAACAAGAAATAAAATCCAGCAGGCGGCAACAAATGGTAACATTTTTGTGAACGATATCCCTGTTAAATCCAATTATAAAGTAAAAGCATTTGATGTGGTGCGTGTGTTAATGGAACAGCCGCCGTTTGAAAATGTGATTATTCCGGAGAATATTCCGCTGGATATTGTTTTTGAAGACGATCAATTGCTGGTAATCAATAAACCTGCCGGACTGGTAGTCCATCCGGGACACGGTAACTATACCGGAACTCTGGTAAATGCGCTGGCTTATCATTTTGAGAACCTGCCGCTAAACAGCAGTGAGCGTCCGGGATTGGTACACCGTATTGATAAAGATACTACCGGATTGTTAGTGGTCGCCAAAACGGATATGGCGATGGCTTACTTGACGAAACAGTTTGCCGATAAAACTTCCGAAAGAGAATATGTTGCCCTGGTTTGGGGGAATATTGAAGAGGAGGAAGGAACGATTGAAGGCTATATCGGACGTCACATGAAAGACCGTATGCAAATGTCGGTTTATGACAGTGAAGAGTTTGGAAAACATGCGGTAACGCATTATAAGGTGTTGGAACGGTTCGGATATGTAACATTGGTTTCCTGTATACTGGAAACAGGGCGTACCCATCAGATCCGTGCCCACATGAAATATATCGGACATACCTTATTTAACGATGAGCGTTATGGCGGACACCTGATTTTGAAAGGTACTACCTTTACAAAATACAAACAGTTTATTGACAACTGTTTTAAGACTTTGCCAAGACAGGCACTGCATGCTAAAACATTAGGCTTCGAGCATCCGGTAACCAAAGAGTTTATGCGATTTGATACCGAATTGCCGCAGGATATGCAGGAATGTATTGAAAAATGGAGAGTGTACTCCAAATCCCATACTGTGGAAGAAGAAGAGTAA